A stretch of DNA from Methylobacterium sp. CB376:
CTCGACCACGGTGCTCAACGCCTACCTTCAGCCGGTGGTCGGGACCTATCTGGGCAAGCTCGACGCGGCGCTCGCCGCCGAGGACTTCGCCGGCCGCTTCCACATCGTCCAGTCGAACGGCGGCGTGATGTCCACCGCCACCGCGCGCCGGCTCCCGGTGCGCACGGCCCTCTCCGGGCCGGCTGCGGGGGTCATCGCGGCGGCGGCGATCGCGCAGGCCGCGGGCTTCCCGAACGTGATCACCGGCGACCTCGGAGGCACCTCGTTCGACGTCTCCCTGGTGGTCGGGGGCGAGACCGCCCTCGCGGCCCAGACGGTGATCGATTTCGGCCTCGTGATCCGCACGCCGATGATCGAGATCAGCACGATCGGGGCCGGCGGGGGCTCGATCGCCCGGGTCGATGCGGGCGGGCTCCTGCAGGTCGGGCCCGAGAGCGCCGGCTCGCGGCCGGGTCCGGTCTGCTACGGCCAGGGCAACGCGCGGCCCACCCTCACCGACGCCAACGTGGTGCTCGGGCGCATCAACGCCGAGCGGCCGATCGGCGGGGCGCTCGCCCGCCTCGACGTGGGGGCCGCCCGCGCCGCCATCGCGGCGCACGTCGCCGAACCCCTCGGCCTCGACGTGATGGCGGCGGCCGAGGCGATCGTGCGGGTGGCGGACGCCAAGATGGCGGGGGCGATCCGCCTCGTCTCGATCGAGCGCGGCTACGACCCGCAGACCTTCGCGGCGGTCCCGTTCGGCGGCGGCGGCGCCCTGCACGTGGGGGCGCTGATCAAGGACGTCGGTCTGAAGGGAGCCCTGGTGCCGCGTTTTCCCGGCGTCACCTCGGCGCTCGGCTGCGTCATCGCCGACATCCGCCACGATCAGGTCCGGACCCTGAACCTCGCCCTCGACGGCCTCGATGCCGCCTCCCTCGACGCCCGCATGGTGGCGGAGGCCGGTGCCGCCCGCGCGGTGGTCGAGGCGGCCGGCCTGACCGTGTCGCGCATCGACACGGTGTTCGCGCTCGACATGCACTATGCCGGCCAGACCCACACGGTGGCGGTGCCGCTGCCCGTCCGGGTGACGGAGGGCACCACGGGGGTGAGCGCGGCGCTGATCCACGCGGCGTTCGAGGACGCCTACCGGACCTCGTTCAGCCGGCTCCTGCCCGGGGTGCCGGCCCGGATCGTCAACCTGCGCACCGCCGCCATCGGCCGGCGGCCGCATTTCGATCTCGCGGCCCTGGCGCCCGGCCCGGACGCCTCGTTCGAGGCCGCCCGCCGCGGCAGCCGGCCGGTGTGGTTCGACGGCGCGTGGCACGAGGCGGCCGTGTTCGCGCGGCTCGACCTGCCGGTCGGGGCGGAGATCCCCGGCCCGGCGATCCTGGAGCAGCCGGACGCCACCACGGTCATCGATCCCGACCTGACCGCGCGGATCGACCGGCTGGGCAACGTCGTGGTCACCCGGACAGGCGAGGCCGCATGAGCGACGCCACGATCCCCCTGGCGCGCACCGCGCTCCTGATCTGCGATCTCCAGAACGACTTCCTGCACCCGGACGGCGCCTACGGCCGGGCCGGGCAGGCGGCGCCCGAGATCGCCGCCCTGCCGGCGCGGCTGAAGCCCCTCGCGGACGCGCTCCGGGCGCGGGGCGGCTTCGTCGTCTCGACCCACTTCACCCTGGTGCCGGGCCGGGGCGGCGAGCCGTTGATCTCCCCCCACCTGCGCGCACTGCGCCCGTTCCTGACGCGGGGCGACTTCCTGCCCGGCGCCTGGGGACACGCCCTGGTGGACGACCTGCAGCCCGCCGACCTCACGGTCGAGAAGGTCGCCTACTCGGCCTTCTACATGACGCGGCTCGAATGGGTCCTGCGCAAGTGCGGCATCGAGCGGCTGATCGTGTCCGGCATCGTCACCAACGGCGGCGTCGCCTCGACGGTGCGTGACGCCCACGTGCGCGACTTCGCGGTGACGCTGCTGTCGGATGGCTGCGCGGCCTTCTCGGCCGAGGTCCACGAGACCGCCGTCGAGGCCCTGCGCCCGGTCTGCCGGGTGGCGACGGTCGCCGAGATCCTGGCTGAGATCATGGCGGAGACCGGCGCATGACCGTCGCCTGCGCCGAGGGCGTCGCCTTCGCCGCTGCCGTGCCGGTCGCGGTGATCGGCGCGGGTGCCGCCGGCCTCGTGGCGGCGCTCGCCGCCCGCGAGGCCGGCGCCGAGGTGCTGGTGCTGGAGCGCGATCCCGTGCCGCGCGGCTCGACCGCGCTCTCGGCCGGCCTGATCCCGGCCCCCTTCACGCGGTGGCAGCGGGCGGCCGGCATCGCCGACAGCCCGGAGGACTTCGCCGCCGACATCATGGCGAAGGCCGGGAGCGAGCCCGACCCCGGTCTGGTCCGCCTCCTGACCCGGACCATCGGCCCGGCCCTCGAATGGCTCGCCGACCGCCACGGCCTCGACCTGTCGGTGATCACCGACTTCCGCTACCCGGGCCACCGCGTCCATCGCATGCACGGCCTGCCGAGCCGCTCCGGCGAGGAATTGGTCGACCGCCTGCGCGCCGCCGTCGAGGCCGCAGACATCCCGATCCTGTGCGGGGCCGCCGTCGACACCCTGTTCGCCGGGCCGGGGACGATCCGGGGGCTCGGCCTCGTGCGCCCCGACGGCACGCGGGACACGCTCGCCTGCGCGGCGCTGGTGCTCGCCTGCAACGGCTACGGCGGCAACAAGGCCCTGGTCGCCCGCCACGTGCCGGAGCTCGCGGGCGCCCTGTATTTCGGCCACGAGGGCAATCGCGGCGACGCGCTGCTCTGGGGCGAGGCGCTCGGCGCGGCGACCCGCCACCTCTCCGGCCACCAGGGCCATGGCTCGGTGGCGCACCCGCACGGCATCCTGATCACCTGGGCGACGGTCACCGAGGGCGGCTTCCAGGTGAATGCCGAGGGCCGCCGCTTCGCGGACGAGAGCCGCGGCTATTCCGAGCAGGCCGCCGAGGTGCTGCGCCAGCCCGGCGGCACCGCCGTGACGGTGTTCGACGCCCGCATCGCCGGCATCGCCGCCCAGTTCGAGGATTTCCGCCGGGCGCAGGACGCGGGCGCGATCGTGGCGGCCGACACCGTTGCGGATCTCGCCGCCCGCCTCCACCTCCCGGAGGACGCGCTGGCCGCCACCCTGGCCGAGGTCGAGGCGCTCAAGGAAGCGGGCGGGCGCGACGCTTTCGGACGCTCCTTCGCGGGCGTGCCGGCGCTCGTTGCGCCCTATCGGGCGGTGCGGGTCACCGGCGCCCTGTTCCACACCCAGGGCGGCCTCGTTGTGGACGACGCGGCCCGGGTGCTCACGGCGGCGGGCGGCGCGATCCCGAACCTGTTCGCCGCCGGGGGCGCGGCCTGCGGCGTGTCGGGGACCGGGCCGGGCGGCTACCTGTCGGGCAACGGGCTCCTGGCGGCGGTGGCGCTCGGCCGCGTCGCCGGGGCGAGCGCCGGCGCGCTCGCTGCCGGCTGACGAGACACCGGGAGGAGGCTCCATGACCCAGACGCCCCGCACCCTGTTCGACAAGGTCTGGGACGCGCACGTGATGGCCGCGCGCCCGGACGGGCAGGCCCTGCTCGCCATCGACCGGCACCTGCTGCACGAGGGCTCGTTCCACGCCTTCGGGATGATCGACCATGCCGGGCGGGCGGTGCGCCGGCCCGACCTGACCTTCGCGATCGCCGACCATTACGTGCCCTCGCGCGGGCGCGACCGCCCGATTCCCGATCCCGAGATCGCCGCCATGGTGTCGGGCCTCGCCGAGAACGCGGCCCGCCACGGCATCCGCCACTTCGGCCTCGACGATCCGGGCCAGGGCATCGTGCACGTGCTCGCCCCCGAGCAGGGCCTGACCCTGCCGGGCCTCACGATCGTGTGCGGGGATTCCCACACCTCGACCCACGGGGCCTTCGGGGCGCTCGGCTTCGGGATCGGGGCGACCGAGGTCGCGCACGTGCTGGCCACCCAGGCGCTCTGGCAGCGCCGGCCCAAGACCCTGCGCGTGACCATCGACGGGACGCTCGGCGTCCACGTCACCGCCAAGGACGTCATCCTGGCCATCATCGGCCGCATCGGGGCGGGCGGCGCGGTCGGGCACGTGCTCGAATACGCCGGCAGCGCGATCCGCGCCCTGTCGATGGAGGGGCGGCTGACCATCTGCAACATGTCGATCGAGGCGGGTGCGCGCGCCGGGATGGTCGCCCCGGACGACACGACCTTCGCGTTCCTCGACGGGCGGCCCTTCGCGCCGAAGGGCGAGACCTTCGCGCGGGCCGTGGCGGCGTGGCGGCGCCTGCCGAGCGATCCCGGCGCGCGCTTCGACCGCGAGGAGAGCCTCGAGGCGGGCGCCATCGCCCCGACCGTCACCTGGGGCACCAGCCCCGAGACGGCGGTGCCGGTGACCGGCACCGTGCCCGATCCGGCGGCCGAGTCCGATCTCGGCCGCGCCGGCCAGATGCGGGCGATGCTCGACTACATGGCGCTCGCGCCCGGGACGCCCCTCGAAGCGGTGACCATCGACCGGGTGTTCATCGGCTCCTGCACCAATGCGCGCATCGAGGACCTGCGCGCCGCGGCCAGCGTGCTGCGCGGCCGGCGCGCGGCGGTGCCGGGCCTCGTGGTGCCCGGCTCCGGCCCCGTGCGCCGGCAGGCGGAGGCCGAAGGGCTCGACGCGGTGTTCCGGGAGGCCGGCCTCGAATGGGGCGAGCCGGGCTGCTCGATGTGCGTCGGCATCAACGGCGACCTCGTGCCGCCGGGCGAGCGATGCGCCTCGACCACCAACCGCAACTTCCCGGGCCGCCAGGGCCCGAACGCGCGCACCCACCTGATGAGCCCGGCCATGGCGGCCGCCGCGGCCCTGACCGGCCGCCTCACCGACGTCCGCCGCCTCGGAGCGCCCTGACGATGCAGCCCTTCACGACCCTCACGGCGGTGGCGATCCCTCTCGGCGTCGCCAACGTCGACACCGACCAGATCCTTCCCGCCCGCTTCCTCAAGAAGCCGCGCAGCGCCGGCTACGGCGCCTTCCTGTTCCACGACGAGCGTCGCCGGGGCGACGCGATGCTCCTCGACGCGCCCGCCTACGCGGGCGCCGGGATCCTGGTCGCGGGTCGCAATTTCGGCTGCGGCTCCAGTCGCGAGGGTGCGGTCTACGCCCTCGTGGACGGCGGCATCCGCTGCGTGATCGCCCCGAGCTTCGGCGACATCTTCGCCTCGAATGCCGCCAAGAACGGCCTCCTCACCGTCGCGCTGCCGGAGGAGGTCGCGGCGGCGCTGAGGGCGCGCCTCGCCGCCGCCCCGGGCGCGACGCTCACGGTCGACCTGCCGGCCGAGCGCATCACCGATCCCGACGGTGCCGTGATCCCCTTCGCGATCGACCCGTTCCGCAAGCGCTGCCTCGTCGAGGGGCTGGACGACATCGACCTGACCCTGGCGCACGCGGCGGCGATCGACGCCTACGACGCGCGGGCAGAGCGCGAGACGCCGTGGCGGATCCCGCCGATGTAGACGGGCGGCGGAGCGGCCGTCGCCGGGCCTGCCCGGTCGCGAGGCCGGGCAGATCGCGGGACGCCGCCGGCGACGGAGCGCCGCGCATCTCGGGCCTGCTCCCGGGCGAAGGCCGCACGCGCGGCCGGCGCGAATGCGGACGCAAGAACCGGGATGCGCTGCGGGCTCCGCCGTGGTCCGCTGCGGTCGGGCGACGGGAGGGCGAAGGATGCGGCGGGGGAGAGCAGTGGGGATCGGCTGCGGCCTCGCGCTGGTGGCGCACGCGCCGCTCGCGGCATCCGGCGTGCCGGAAAGCGGACGCTACGAGGTCGAGGTGAGGCTGGAACTGCCGCATGTCGAGAGCGCGGCGGCCAGGAAGACGGTCCGCGTCTGCCTGGCGGGCGGCCCCGTCGTCGGCGACCATGGCCTGGCGGTGCTGAGCGACAACAACCCGCTCGCCACATGCCCGGCCTCGAACGTCCGGCAGGACGGTGACGAACTCACCTTCGACATCGCCTGCGCCGGCAGGAATGCCGGCTGGGCGACCGCGCGATTCCTGCTGGCGCCGACGGGCTTCCGCGGCCGCATCGCCATGTGGCTGGGCGGCAAGAACATGACCATGGCGGAGGTCCAGGCCGGTCGCCGGATCGGCGACTGCCGCGGCCCCGGTGCCGAGTCAGCGCCTGAGCCGTGACACCGTCGTCCACCCGCCACCGCCCTCCGAAGATGAGCGGCCGCGTCATACCACCGGTCATTTCCAATGACCGGTGGTGCTGCTCTCGAATTTTCGCCAAGCCTTTGGTTCGCAATCGAAAATTCGAGATGGAGCAGCGGCTCGATGCGTCGGCATCCTGAGCCGTTGGGATCAGATGGTCGTGCGCCCGAACCGGCCCGAGCGCTACAGTCCGAGCGTCACCTCGGCCCAGCGCGTGACGGCGTCGCCGCGGAGGAATTCGATCACGGCCTGCTCCTGCCTCGCCGGCTGGTCGACACCCAAGGCCGCCGTGGCAACGATCATGTCGCACCGCTCATGCAAGGCCACCGCGATCGCCGACTTCGCCGCCGCACCGCGGCCTCCGAGGGCGTAGCTGCGGCTGCGCCCCTTCATGGAGCGCACCGCTATGGCCTGCCCCGGACCGAGCGCCGTGCGCTCGGGGGCGATGAGATCGACGTCGCCGACGCGGTCGACGTCGTCATCGTCGATCGTCGTCACGCACCCGCACAACCCGAGCTTTGCCCGGACGGAGACGACAATCTCTGCGCCGCAGGACTCAGCTGGGCAGCGATAGGCCTTGCCTTTTCCCCACGGATCCGCCGGAAACGGCCATGCCGTCTCGGCCCAGGCGGGGGTCGGAGTGGCGTCGGTGGTCTCGGGATGCGCTGTGCGGCTGACGAGCAGGCCGACTGCCCCGAGCGCCCCAGCTGCAGCCAGGACAGCCGCCGCCGTGGTCAGGGTGGTCCTTCTCGCTGGCCTCGGCATGACCGTGCCTAATTCATCGCGACGAACGTGCGTGCGGCTCCGATCTCCGGCCGTTCAGAGGCCGAATTCGCCGCGAGCGCCAGCAGCTTCTCGTAATTCGCCTTCGCAGTTGTTCTATCGCCAAGCATCTCGGCGGCTTTGGCAGCGCCGAAGAAGCCGCGGAAGCGGTTCGGCTCCCTGACCTGACTCGCCTCGAAAGCGGCAAGCGCCTCCCTTGGCATGCCGCGCTCGAGCAGCATCTCGCCGTAGAGTTCCCGCGCCGGTGCGAGCGGCCCAGGCGTGACCACGTGCTTGTTCGTCCTGTCCTCGAGATCCGCCGCGGCGCTCATGGCCTTCAGCGCCTCGTCGTGCCGGCCTTGTGCGTGGAGCACCCAGGCGGCTGCGACCTGTCGCTGGATATCCACGATCTCCGCCCAGTAGACATCCTTCGCGTCGCGCAGGTTGTCGCGCAGCCCGGCGAGCGTCGCGATGTCGGGCGCGGCCGCCTCAGGCTGGCCCGAGCGCGCCGCGCCGAGCGCGCGAGCGAAGTGCGTGATCGCCGTCACGTACGCGAACGGGCTTGGCCGCACGGAGAGTTGCGACGCCGCGGACCACTCGCCGCGCTCGACGGCGTAGCGCGCCGGCGAGGCCGCGAGCGCGTAATGGGCAGCCAGCACGGTCGCCTTGAACTCGGTCTCGTGCATCATGTCTTCCACGACAGCACGCGCCTGATCATCCTGGCCGAGCTGCAGATAGGCATAAACCATGTAATCCTGTGCATGCAGGTAATTGCCGATCGACTTCTCGGCTCGCGCAGCCTTCCAAGAGGCGGTGTTCGAGTCAATCGAGTCTTTCCAGTGACCGACGCGCGTGTAGATGTGAGATGGCATGTGCTGCGCGTGCGGCGCGGCCGGCGCGATCTGCGCGTATCGATGCGCCGCCTCGAGTCCTCTGGCGGCAAGTTCCGGGTAATCGTAGAGGTGGATGAGGTAGTGCGTGACGCCAGGATGCCGAGGCAGGCGCTTTGAGAGCGGATCGAGGATCGAGATGCCTTTCAGCTGCTGGGCGTAGGTCTTGTCGTTGAGGTCGGCCGAGGTGTTGAGCGTGATGGCGTAGGCGATCTGTGCCTCGTCATCATGCATGTATTTTGCTGCCATCTTCTCCTGGGCGTCGCGGAAGAGCCGAATGCGGTGGCCATGGCTGAGCTTATCAAAGTCGGTGTACATCAACGCCAGCGCGTCAATGTAATCGCGTTCGCGCTCAGTCCTCGGATCCAGCGCCTTGGCGCGCTGAATGGCGGCGAGCCCCGGAGCGAGGTTGGGCTGCGGGATCGGGTTGTGAGGGTTGTCCAGGTAGGTCAGGGCGATGCCCCACTCGGCGATGGCGCAAGCGGGATCGGCTTTGAGGGCTTCCTCGAAGACCTCCCTGGCGGCCGAATACCAGTAGGAGTGCTGGTAGCGCATGCCGCGATCGAAGCGACGCTGCGCGACCTCGTTGCAGGACGTCTCGAAGTGAACGCTTCCGAGCTGCTGGTCGACCTCAGCCTGCGCGACGGCCGCCTGGCCGGACGCGAGGGCGAT
This window harbors:
- a CDS encoding hydantoinase/oxoprolinase family protein, coding for MSDPARAIVGVDVGGTFTDLFHYDEANGRFRTGKVPSHRGDEAVGFLAGLKGFGPVAGLASIVHGTTVGTNALLERKGARIGLITTAGFRDVLEMRRRDRRHTWGLWGDFVPVVERDLRLEVDERTLADGRVRRPVDPKEVAAAARRLLDLGAEALAICFVNAYANPENERAALAAAAAVWPNGHVACSSDILPEIREFERTSTTVLNAYLQPVVGTYLGKLDAALAAEDFAGRFHIVQSNGGVMSTATARRLPVRTALSGPAAGVIAAAAIAQAAGFPNVITGDLGGTSFDVSLVVGGETALAAQTVIDFGLVIRTPMIEISTIGAGGGSIARVDAGGLLQVGPESAGSRPGPVCYGQGNARPTLTDANVVLGRINAERPIGGALARLDVGAARAAIAAHVAEPLGLDVMAAAEAIVRVADAKMAGAIRLVSIERGYDPQTFAAVPFGGGGALHVGALIKDVGLKGALVPRFPGVTSALGCVIADIRHDQVRTLNLALDGLDAASLDARMVAEAGAARAVVEAAGLTVSRIDTVFALDMHYAGQTHTVAVPLPVRVTEGTTGVSAALIHAAFEDAYRTSFSRLLPGVPARIVNLRTAAIGRRPHFDLAALAPGPDASFEAARRGSRPVWFDGAWHEAAVFARLDLPVGAEIPGPAILEQPDATTVIDPDLTARIDRLGNVVVTRTGEAA
- a CDS encoding cysteine hydrolase family protein, translating into MSDATIPLARTALLICDLQNDFLHPDGAYGRAGQAAPEIAALPARLKPLADALRARGGFVVSTHFTLVPGRGGEPLISPHLRALRPFLTRGDFLPGAWGHALVDDLQPADLTVEKVAYSAFYMTRLEWVLRKCGIERLIVSGIVTNGGVASTVRDAHVRDFAVTLLSDGCAAFSAEVHETAVEALRPVCRVATVAEILAEIMAETGA
- a CDS encoding FAD-dependent oxidoreductase produces the protein MTVACAEGVAFAAAVPVAVIGAGAAGLVAALAAREAGAEVLVLERDPVPRGSTALSAGLIPAPFTRWQRAAGIADSPEDFAADIMAKAGSEPDPGLVRLLTRTIGPALEWLADRHGLDLSVITDFRYPGHRVHRMHGLPSRSGEELVDRLRAAVEAADIPILCGAAVDTLFAGPGTIRGLGLVRPDGTRDTLACAALVLACNGYGGNKALVARHVPELAGALYFGHEGNRGDALLWGEALGAATRHLSGHQGHGSVAHPHGILITWATVTEGGFQVNAEGRRFADESRGYSEQAAEVLRQPGGTAVTVFDARIAGIAAQFEDFRRAQDAGAIVAADTVADLAARLHLPEDALAATLAEVEALKEAGGRDAFGRSFAGVPALVAPYRAVRVTGALFHTQGGLVVDDAARVLTAAGGAIPNLFAAGGAACGVSGTGPGGYLSGNGLLAAVALGRVAGASAGALAAG
- the leuC gene encoding 3-isopropylmalate dehydratase large subunit; translated protein: MTQTPRTLFDKVWDAHVMAARPDGQALLAIDRHLLHEGSFHAFGMIDHAGRAVRRPDLTFAIADHYVPSRGRDRPIPDPEIAAMVSGLAENAARHGIRHFGLDDPGQGIVHVLAPEQGLTLPGLTIVCGDSHTSTHGAFGALGFGIGATEVAHVLATQALWQRRPKTLRVTIDGTLGVHVTAKDVILAIIGRIGAGGAVGHVLEYAGSAIRALSMEGRLTICNMSIEAGARAGMVAPDDTTFAFLDGRPFAPKGETFARAVAAWRRLPSDPGARFDREESLEAGAIAPTVTWGTSPETAVPVTGTVPDPAAESDLGRAGQMRAMLDYMALAPGTPLEAVTIDRVFIGSCTNARIEDLRAAASVLRGRRAAVPGLVVPGSGPVRRQAEAEGLDAVFREAGLEWGEPGCSMCVGINGDLVPPGERCASTTNRNFPGRQGPNARTHLMSPAMAAAAALTGRLTDVRRLGAP
- the leuD gene encoding 3-isopropylmalate dehydratase small subunit; translation: MQPFTTLTAVAIPLGVANVDTDQILPARFLKKPRSAGYGAFLFHDERRRGDAMLLDAPAYAGAGILVAGRNFGCGSSREGAVYALVDGGIRCVIAPSFGDIFASNAAKNGLLTVALPEEVAAALRARLAAAPGATLTVDLPAERITDPDGAVIPFAIDPFRKRCLVEGLDDIDLTLAHAAAIDAYDARAERETPWRIPPM
- a CDS encoding DUF3617 domain-containing protein, yielding MGIGCGLALVAHAPLAASGVPESGRYEVEVRLELPHVESAAARKTVRVCLAGGPVVGDHGLAVLSDNNPLATCPASNVRQDGDELTFDIACAGRNAGWATARFLLAPTGFRGRIAMWLGGKNMTMAEVQAGRRIGDCRGPGAESAPEP